A segment of the Cutaneotrichosporon cavernicola HIS019 DNA, chromosome: 6 genome:
GAAGATGTAGTCGGCAAAGAGTGAGGTGAATGTGCGCCCGTGCACCCACTTGCCGCGCACAACGagactggggtcagcggtGGGAACGTAAGGAAGCGCAGGGTAGTGCAGAGAAGggcgcaaggccaagaGAGGCGCAGGCGAGCGAACCCGTGTATGGGCGTAGAGCACGTGTGGCAGGACAACTCGTCAGTGTCAGAGGTTAACGTGATCCAGACCGTGCGTTCGCTAGCTTCTGAGAGCTGCAGAAGTCACATCGTAGGGCGCGACGTCTCTCGACACGCATTAGACACTCACAAGGCCACAGTGTAACCGATAATGACAATGTCCCATGGCACCTGTGCGATGATGGCTGAAGGTTAGCTAAGGAATCGGGGGTAATCCGAGAATCTGGGGGTACCGCGTGGTGCGTTGCGCTTGGACCCACAAGCCAAAAGCCACCGAAACGGCCGCTTCGAAAACGCAGCGAGTGAGATAGGAAAGATGCAGCGGGTTGAGATGAACagaggtgggaggagaggcaagggaagggggagcGGCCAAGCCGCAGAGAAGAGACGTGAGGCAAGGGCGTACGTTCAGTTCGCGCGCCCCGCTCACAACTACTCACGTCCCATTCGCGATCCGGCGGCCCCAGGTTCATTGACCATACTGTATAgcgggaggaaggagacgTTGACGAATCCTGCCGCCGTCGCAGTGACCATTGTTATCCAATATGCCCatgcgcgcgtcgctcgGGCGCGGATAGGCTTGCAGGGCCACATGTGGTCGCGGTGGCGGTAATGTGTTTCCTTGTAGAGTAGGGGTGTCTTCTCGAGCCTTTCATGATATGATGGGCATTGTGGAGCAGGCGAGATCGGAAGACATATGGTGAACTGAAGAGGAGGccacgccggcgtcgaTAAGGTTGAGGAGAGAGATGCAATGATGTGAAGGAGGGAAGACAAGAAATGGAGATTGTCCATACCGCGGAATGTTGATGTGATCATCACTCACCTGACCTGACCGACTTGTGGAGTACTGCCGCCCTCAACCCCCTGTCTCCGCCCCACTGCGGTTAGTGCTGGCCGTGTCCCCAACTCTCTTATGCTTGCAGTAGACTAGCATCGACCACAGGCTGAACAAGGTACATAGTCTCTATCGCATATCCTACGTTTATCTCCTACATAGGTCCTGATTCATTCAAACTTGGGTGACTGGAGTGGGACCATACTATATCTCCCTCGCGAACCCAGGTTGACGTTACGCGTCGGTGATCGACagcacctcggcctcagcctcgtctTACAGCTCGTCTGGCTCAGGCTCGTCCAGGCCCGATGCGTCCGTGTACGGCGTGCCGGGGAATGCACTGCGCGGGCCACTCCCCTCGCTGGGGTTGTAAGGCAGCCCTGGCGTACCAGCCGTGTACGGCGTGGGCATCTGGTCGCCGAAGTAGTGGTTTGCGATGCCACGCGGTGTCTTGGGCGtcttggcgaggcggcACCCCTCGCCCGTGCGGTGGATCATCCAGGCAATGAGGCCCGTCCAGCCAGTCTGGTGCGAGGCACCGAGGCCAcgcccgtcgtcgccgtggAAGAACTCGAAGAAGTGTACGTAGTCGCGGAAATACGGGTTGCGGTCGAGCTTCATCTCGCCCCCGTTCACGGCACGAcgtccatcctcatcgCGATTGAAGATGTGGATGATGCGGTGCTGGATCTCCTCCGCCACACCGGCCAGGTTCATGTAGTACCCACTTCCGGTTGGGCACTCGACCTgcaggtcgtcgccgtAGTACTGGTGGAAGCGCTGGAGACTCTCGATCAGAAGGAGGTTGGGAGCAAGCCAGATCGGCCCGCGCCAGTTCGAGTTGCCGCCGAACATGCCCGACTGGGAGTCTCCAGGCCAGTAGCCGACGCCGTACTCGTGTCCGTCGACTATCATCGAGAACGGGTGATCCTTGTGGTATAGCGACAGTGAGCGGATGCCATAGTCGCTAAagaactcgtcctcgtcgagcatcCTCTCGAGGATGCGCACGAGGCGGTCCTTGTTCGCAAACGCCAGCAAGAGACGGTCACCACGACCGCGCGCCTTCATCGATGCCAGGTTACGCCGCGCAATGTCCGGGCGGTTCTCAATGAACCAATCTAAGCGCTGCGGTCAGCTATGGAAGCATGCTCAGCTCACCTTGCGGAAGCTCGGGAACTTCCTGAGTACATGGGGCTCAAGAATAGCCGTGGCGTACAGTGGCATAAGACCGACGAGCGAGCGCACGGGGATCTGCTGCGAGTGCCCGTGACTCCACTGGATCGCGTCGTAGTAGAAGCCGTCTTTCTCGTTCCACAGTGACACCTCACGGTCCTCGTCGTGGTAAGTcatggcgtcggcgatgaAGATGAAGTGCTCGAAGAACTGTGTGAGCTGGTCGAATTCCATCAAAGCTCACCTTAGAAGCAATGTCCTCATAGGTCGGGTTGTGaagggcgagctcgagcgcgatcATGAGCATCTGAACCTGCATGTCAGCTCGATGTATATCAGGCAGCTTACACAGTACTGGCCCATCCACGATGACGCGTCGGCCTGGCGCAACGTGCCGCCAGTCGGGAGTGGCTCGGAGCGGTTGAAGGGACCAATgttgtcgaggccgaggaagccgCCCTCGAAGACATTGTTGCCGTCCGCGTCCTTGCGGTTGACCCACCACGTGaagttgaggaggagcttCTGGAACacacgctcgaggaagtcgaGGTCAGCGACGCCGCGTGTCTGCCGCTCAATCTTGAACACGCGCAGTGTGGCCCAAGCGTGCACGGGCGGGTTGACATCAGAGAAGTTCCACTCGTACGCGGGTAACGCGCCGTCGGGCTTCATGTACCATTCACGTGTcaggaggtcgagctgcttCTTGGCGAAGGAGGGGTCGACCATCGCGAGCGGTACGCAGTGGAACGCCGTGTCCCACGTCGCAAACCATGGGTACTCCCACTTGTCTGGCATGCTGAGGATGTCGTTGATGTACAGGTGACGCCACTCGCGGTTGCGCACGTACTTGCGCTCGGGGGGAGGCTTTGGCTGTCCCGGGTCGCCGTCGATCCATTGCTTCTGGATAAACTGGTAGTACTGCTTGGTCCACATCATACCGGCCAGCGCCTGACGCATGATCGAGCGAAGGTCGTCAGGAAGCGGTCCGCGGCCGAGTGTCGAGTAGaactcgtccgcctcgcaACGGCGTTCCTCGATGTTGTCGTCGAACgcttcctcgtcgagaaTTGTCGCGTCTTCGGACGGCGAGTTAGGCGTCATCTTGAGACGCACGACGACACATCCGCCTCTGCCTGGGACGTCGTTGAAGACATAGTGCGCAGCTGCCTTGGTACCCTCTTTGTCGGGGTTAACAAACATCTCAGCAGGGAAgcacgacggcgtcgtAGCTGCGTTGAcgttgagctcctcgaccttctccgtgacgccgtcgacctcggcctcggcctcgacctcctcgggcTTCGGACGGCAGGACGGGATGACGTAGTCGTAGAACGCGTCCTTGCAGTAAGGAGTGCGGTTCTTACCGCCGTACAGGCGCTCAAAGTTAGTATCGTTCTCGGTGAACAGCAAGTCTGGGACAATCGACGGGCCGTCCACCAGGACGACACCACTCTTGGTCGGTTGGGCTGGGCCCGGCGAAGGCGTGCAGTATAGACGCGTAACCCCGAGCGTCTCGTGCGTTGCCTCGATCACGCCGTCCGCTACCTGCTTCAGGTGCGGCATGTCCTTGGGCAGCTCGGCCGGCCAGCTCCATGTGTTTCTGAAGAACAGCTGCGGGAGGATGTGGAGGTCAGCAGCGTCCGGCCCACGGTTGTAGGCGGTGATGCGGATCGACATCGAGTTCgggtcctcgtcgtccttggcatACTCGACGAACACGTCCCAGTAtcggtcgtcgtcgaagaCGCCCGTGTCCGTGAGCTCGTACTCGGGGTCCTCGCGGCTACGGTGTCTGTTCTCCTCTTGCAGCTTCTGGTACGGGAACTCGGCCTGAGGGTACTTGTAGAGACACTTCATGTACGAGTGTGTGGGTGTCGAGTCAAGGTAGTAGTACATTtccttgacgtcctcgccgtgaTTCCCCTGTTCGCCAGTGAGGCCGTACAGCCGCTCCTTGAGGATAGGATCCTTGCCGTTCCACAGGGCGAGCGTGAAGCACATCCGCTGGTGGTTGTCCGAGATACCGGCGATACCGTCTTCACCCCAGCGGTACGCGCGCGACTTGGCCATCTCAAACGGGAAGCTGTTCCACGCGTCGCCATTGGCACTGTAGTCCTCGCGAACCGTGCCCCACTGTCGCTCAGAGACGTATGGGCCCCAACGCTTCCAATGCACCTCGTACAGGTCGGACTGGTGCAGGCGGtggtcctcgacgcagcGGTACTTGGATCCGAGCTCTTGCATGagccgctcgcgcagcgACTTTTTTTCGCGTGGGGTCTCTTCGTCCGAGgcaggacgagctggaagTCAATTGCATTCCGCGCCAAGGCTCACGAGACGTCCTCGCAGCAACGGGCGTGTGCTCATCCTTCTTCACATCTCTCTCTGTTTTCTTAGTCTTGGGCAGACTGCGTTAGCTGCGGCCCAGCGACCCGGCTCACCTCTCCTTCTCACGCTGGCCGGGGATGTCGATTCGGAGCGGAGCAGCACCTCCGCTCTCCCCATTGTTTtcgtccagctcctcctctgccgcAGCAACAGCCTGTGCCAGCTTGTGGATGTGGGATTCCTgctgcttggcctcgggATGAACTGCGACTGGAGTCGCTGCACCGGATCTGGGGCTGCCCTCGTCTCTGGGCGTTTCGTTTGGGCTGGATGACTGAGGATCCTTCTTGTCTTCCTTTTTCCGAGCGGGGACTTGTTGTGTCAAACATTCTCCGGTTGGATGAGAACTTACTGGAcgcgacctccttgacggcgcCGAAGAGCTTGCTCTGGAGTCTCTTGGCGGTCATGGTGAAGTTCTACTTGAGCAATGTGAGGATGTagaaggagatggagagagaaGGTGACGCCAAGTGACAAACCATGTCCTACGCCCCGTGTCATACGTTATTAAGGCCAGGCACTCTGGGATATACGTCATTTACACCATCCATCACTTCCATCCCCGACCAAGTCGGCGGGTCTACTCCGATCATAGACTGTACATTGCCGACGCTGAAGAGCATTCAGTATGTGATGCAGCCGAAAACCCAGCGAGTCTACAGTGTACAGTGTACAAGAACCATATATAGAAAGCCAGCTTGCACATTCGAGGACGCACAGCCACGTGGCATAGGGGCCCCAGCTCAACTCACTCGTCATGAACGCAACATCGTCCTCAAGTGTTCTGCACTTTCAACGAGTTGAATCAAAAGCTGCAACATTCAACTGCTAACGTTGAATCGCAGTTACTCAATAACCATgctcccaccaccacgaCCTTCCCGCCCAGCAGCCTCAGTACACCCTGACGACGCGATCCGCGCGACCGATGACGACGCAGCCGTCTGTCGCCTGTGAGGATCACATTCTACCAAcctgaccccagctcgGCAGCGCAGCTCGGAtacctcgccgacccaTACGCCTCGCTGGTATACAAATTGCCTCGCCTAGCGGGGGGTAATATGCGTAAAGCGCCCCTCATCAACGTCGGTACGCATCATCGCACGGCAGCCCTCGATGCAGTCGTGGACAGCTTCCTCAAAGCTGCGAGGGGGAAGGTGCAGGTCGTGTCGCTGGGCGCGGGGAGCGATACCCGGTTCTGGCGGCTTGCGGTGCGTCTCTATCCTTTATGAAGATAACCAGCTCGAGGGTTtcgcagctgacagcaggagcgcggcgctcCTGTGGCCCGTtatgtcgaggtcgacttTCCACATCTCACGGCGATGAAAGCACAGCGTATCGCCCGTAACCGCACCCTCACCGCTGCGCTCGCATCTTCCTCTGATCCACCTTCCAGTATGGTGCCTCCATCCAAAGCATATACTGTGTCACACGGAGGCGCCGCCCTCACGGCGGCCAACTATGCGCTAGTGCCCCTCGATCTCcgcacctcgtcgctggacgagctcctgcccctcctcgatacctccctccccaccctcctGCTCGCCGAATGCGTCTTCTGCTACATGGAGGAATCGGACTCTCGTGCAGTCATCAAGTGGTTTGGCTCGACGTTCCCGCGCTCCGCGGCGGTCATCTACGAGATGGTTGGGTTGAAGTGAGCTAGCCTGCCTTGACGatgcagctgacaccagcgacgCTTTTGGGCGGGTGATGCACCGTAACCTGGCACAGCGGAACCTCTCCCTTCCCGGAGCGGTGTTCGAGTCCCTCCAAGCCCAGGCGGACCGCTTCATGGATGCGCGGTTAGGCGACGGCGCTTTTACCTGGTCCGGCGCTAAGAGCCTATGGGATGTGCGCGGGGATTTGCCAAAGGCTGAGCTTGCACGGTTAGCTTACTAGATGTTAcaaagctgacaccagtaTAAGCAAGCTCGAGATCCTGGATGAGATCGAGGAACTACGCCTTGTGCTCTCGCACTACTGCGTGGCGTGGGCGagcaagggcgagggcaTGGAGGGTGTGAGGATGTAGGCGGGTGTGTGCATAGAGAACGGGGTGCGTAGTCGGACGTCGGGTGGCATGATAGAGGGCTGTAAGCTGGCATATTAGAGGATAGTAGCCGTAGCTGGGCAGGTATTGATGGGCGGCATCGCTCTCCACGCCTGTCACTATGCACATAATACATGAATCCGAGTAGATGTACCCTCTAAGCATACCCCAAGCGCACTGTTTGCACGCGCAGGGAATAAAAGAGGTCCATCCCGCCTCTAGGGCGGGGTGGGTCTGTCTTTTGGCGACTTTTTGACCGCGCAAGCTGGTGAGCAGCAGGCGCGGCTTCGAAAGTGCCGAtgagggaggggaagagggaagagagATGAAAGAGGAAAAAGAGGCCTGGAATTGGGAGAGATCACGCGCGAAGAGGTGTTAGCATGGCGTACGTAGGATGAGGATGCAGAGGATGCGATGATGAAGAATGAGATCAAGTCCAAAGTCGAGAGTGAGGAAACACGTTTTAAGCCGCCGAAATTTCGCCC
Coding sequences within it:
- a CDS encoding uncharacterized protein (Cytoplasm protein) yields the protein MTAKRLQSKLFGAVKEVASIPARKKEDKKDPQSSSPNETPRDEGSPRSGAATPVAVHPEAKQQESHIHKLAQAVAAAEEELDENNGESGGAAPLRIDIPGQREKESLPKTKKTERDVKKDEHTPVAARTSPRPASDEETPREKKSLRERLMQELGSKYRCVEDHRLHQSDLYEVHWKRWGPYVSERQWGTVREDYSANGDAWNSFPFEMAKSRAYRWGEDGIAGISDNHQRMCFTLALWNGKDPILKERLYGLTGEQGNHGEDVKEMYYYLDSTPTHSYMKCLYKYPQAEFPYQKLQEENRHRSREDPEYELTDTGVFDDDRYWDVFVEYAKDDEDPNSMSIRITAYNRGPDAADLHILPQLFFRNTWSWPAELPKDMPHLKQVADGVIEATHETLGVTRLYCTPSPGPAQPTKSGVVLVDGPSIVPDLLFTENDTNFERLYGGKNRTPYCKDAFYDYVIPSCRPKPEEVEAEAEVDGVTEKVEELNVNAATTPSCFPAEMFVNPDKEGTKAAAHYVFNDVPGRGGCVVVRLKMTPNSPSEDATILDEEAFDDNIEERRCEADEFYSTLGRGPLPDDLRSIMRQALAGMMWTKQYYQFIQKQWIDGDPGQPKPPPERKYVRNREWRHLYINDILSMPDKWEYPWFATWDTAFHCVPLAMVDPSFAKKQLDLLTREWYMKPDGALPAYEWNFSDVNPPVHAWATLRVFKIERQTRGVADLDFLERVFQKLLLNFTWWVNRKDADGNNVFEGGFLGLDNIGPFNRSEPLPTGGTLRQADASSWMGQYCVQMLMIALELALHNPTYEDIASKFFEHFIFIADAMTYHDEDREVSLWNEKDGFYYDAIQWSHGHSQQIPVRSLVGLMPLYATAILEPHVLRKFPSFRKRLDWFIENRPDIARRNLASMKARGRGDRLLLAFANKDRLVRILERMLDEDEFFSDYGIRSLSLYHKDHPFSMIVDGHEYGVGYWPGDSQSGMFGGNSNWRGPIWLAPNLLLIESLQRFHQYYGDDLQVECPTGSGYYMNLAGVAEEIQHRIIHIFNRDEDGRRAVNGGEMKLDRNPYFRDYVHFFEFFHGDDGRGLGASHQTGWTGLIAWMIHRTGEGCRLAKTPKTPRGIANHYFGDQMPTPYTAGTPGLPYNPSEGSGPRSAFPGTPYTDASGLDEPEPDEL
- the PPM1 gene encoding uncharacterized protein (Leucine carboxyl methyltransferase); translation: MLPPPRPSRPAASVHPDDAIRATDDDAAVCRLSAAQLGYLADPYASLVYKLPRLAGGNMRKAPLINVGTHHRTAALDAVVDSFLKAARGKVQVVSLGAGSDTRFWRLAERGAPVARYVEVDFPHLTAMKAQRIARNRTLTAALASSSDPPSSMVPPSKAYTVSHGGAALTAANYALVPLDLRTSSLDELLPLLDTSLPTLLLAECVFCYMEESDSRAVIKWFGSTFPRSAAVIYEMVGLNDAFGRVMHRNLAQRNLSLPGAVFESLQAQADRFMDARLGDGAFTWSGAKSLWDVRGDLPKAELARISKLEILDEIEELRLVLSHYCVAWASKGEGMEGVRM